CCCGGGCGCCCGCGCCGAGCTCCTCGGCCGGCTGGCCCACCAGCATCACCGTGCCACGCCACCGGTCCTTCGACTTCGCCAGCAGCGTGGCGGTGCCCAGCCACGTCGTCATGTGCACGTCGTGCCCGCACGCGTGCATCACCGACACCGTGGCGCCCGTGGCGTCCTTCACCTTCACCTTGCTGGCGTAGGGCAGGCCCGTCTTCTCCTCCACGGGCAGCGCGTCCAGGTCCGTGCGCAGCATCACCGTGGGGCCCGTGCCGTTGCGCATGAGCGCCACCACGCCGTGTCCGCCCACCTTCGTCGTCACCTCGTAGCCCAGCTTCTTCAGGCGCTCGGCCAGCTTCGCCGCCGTCTTCTCCTCCTGGAGTGACAGCTCGGGCGTCTGGTGCAGGTCCCGGTAGAGCGCGTCCAACTCCGGGTAGAGCGCGTCGATGCCGCCCAGGACGGGCGAGGGCGCGTCCGCCGCGAGCGCGGTACCGCCGGGCGCGGCGACACAGGCGAAGAGGGCGGCAAGCAGGGCAAGCGATTTCACCAGGCGGTCTCCTGTCCGTGGGGGGAACGGCGGGCAATAGAGCACACCTCGACGCACGGCGTTGAGGTCCGTACCCGGGGTGCACACCCATGGCTGTAATGCCTACCGAGACTCCGCTCGCAGCCCCCGCCTGGATACACGACGCCGTCTTCCTCCACGTGTACCCGCTGGGCGCCTGCGACGCCCCCGCCACCAATGACTTCCACGGTGCGCCAGTCGCGAGGCTGGACGGCCTCCTGCCATGGCTCGACCACTGGGCCGCGCTGGGGGTGAACGCCGTCTACCTGGGCCCCGTCTTCGAGTCGTCCACCCACGGCTACGACACGGCGGACTACTTCCACGTGGACCGGCGCCTCGGCGACGACGCGGCGCTTGCCCGGCTGGCGGACGGGCTGCATGCGCGGGGGATGAAGCTGGTGGTGGATGCCGTCTTCCACCACGTGGGGCGGGGCTTCTGGGCCTTCCGCGACGTGAGGGAGAAGGGGCAGGCGTCGCCGTACCGGAGCTGGTTCTCCGGCCTGCGCTTCGACGGGCGCAACCGCTTCGGCGACCCGTTCGTCTACCAGGGGTGGCGCGGGGTGGAGGAGCTGGTGAAGCTGGACCTGCGCCAGGACGCGGTGCGCCGGCACCTCTTCGACGCGGTGGCCCACTGGGTGGCGCGCTACGGCATCGACGGCCTGCGGCTGGACGCCGCGGACGACATGGACCTGGACTTCTTCGACGGGCTCCACGCCTTCTGCCGGGGCCTGGACAAGCCCCTGTGGCTGATGGGCGAGGTCATCCACGGCGACTACCGCAACTGGGCCCGGCCGGGGCGGCTGCACGCCACCACGGACTACGCGCTGTGGAAGGCGCTCTGGTCCAGCCACAACGACAGGAACTACTTCGAGCTGGCCCACACGCTGAAGCGGCAGGTGGCGCAGGGCGAGGGCATGTACGAGGGGCTCACCCTCTACACCTTCGCGGACAACCACGACGTGAACCGCGTCGCGAGCCTCCTCAAGGACCTGCGGCACCTCCCGCTGCTCTACCTGCTCCTCTTCACGCTGCCGGGCGCGCCGTCGCTGTACTACGGCGGCGAGTGGGGCAAGCAGGGACGCAAGGAGGGCGGGAATGACCGGCCGCTCCGGCCGCCGCTGCCAGCGCCGCCGGGCCCGCCCGACAATCCACCGGGCCTGCGCGCGGCCCTCTCCCGCTTCATCTCGCTCCGCCACCAGCACGAGCCGCTCAGGCGCGGGCACTACCGGGAGCTGCTCGTCCGCAACGAGCAGCTCGCCTACGCGCGCGAGCTGGGTGCCGACGCCCTCGTCGTAGCGGTCAACCTCGCGGACAAGCCGTCGGACGGGGTGGACCTGCCCATGCCGGGCGCGCCGGACGGCGAGTGGGTGGACCTGCTGGAGCCCTCGCGGCGCTTCCCGCTGCGCGGTGGGCGGCTCCAGCTCGGGCCCCTGCCACCCACGTCGGGCCGGGTGCTGCGGAAGGCCTGAGTGGCGCCTCAGCCCTCCTCGTCCCCGGCCTCCAGGGGCTCCACCCGGAACCACCGGTACCCGTACCCCTCCAGCGTCACGCGGTGCCTGCCGCCCTTGCCGGGCGCGGAGTGTGCTTCCGACAGCGCGTGGACGAGCCGCGCCGGAGGCCCTCCCGGGGAGAAGCTCACCTCGCACGCCTTGCCGGAGAGGTTGTGCAGCGTCACCAGCGTCTCGCCCTTCCAGTCGTAGCGCAGCGCGAGCACGTTCTCCGGCTTCACCCGCAGCACCTTCCACTCGCCCCAGCCCAGCTCGGGGCACTCCTTGCGCATGCGCACCATGCGCTCCATCCAGTTGAGCAGCGAGGCCGGGTCCCTGCGCTGCTGCTCCACGTTCACCTGGCGGTAGCCGTAGGGCGCCTCCGCCACCACGGGCCGGAAGGGCTCGGCCGAGCGGGTGAAGCCGCCGTGGGGCTCCGCCGACCACTGCATGGGCGTGCGCACGCTCTGGCGTTCGAAGAGGGACAGGTCCTCGCCCATGCCCAGCTCGTCCCCGTACCAGAGCACCGGCGTGCCCGGCAGTGACAGCATCAGGCTGAAGGCCAGCTCCAGCCGGCGGCGGTCTCCGGAGAGCATGGGCGCCAGGCGCCGCCTCAAGCCTCGGCCATAGAGCTGCATCTTCGGCTCCGGGCCCAGCTCGGCGAACACGCGCTTGCGCCCGGCGGCGGGCAGCCGCCCCAGGTCCAGCTCGTCGTGGTTGCGCAGGAAGTTGGCCCACTGCGCGGTGTGGGGCAGGTCCGGCGCGGAGGCCAGCGACTCCGCCAGCGGCGTGGCGTCCTCCGTCACCAGCGACAGGAAGAGGTTCTGGTTGGCGGCGAAGTTGAAGACCATCTGCATGCGGTCCCCGTCCGTGCCGTAGAAGTTCATCACCTCGTCCATGGTGACGTTGGCCTCCGCCAGGAGGATGGCGTCGCCGGTGCGCCACGTGAGGAACTCCCGCATCTCTGTCAGCAGCTGGTACGGGTCCTCGATGCCGTGGCCCTTCACGCCCTTGAGCTCCACGAGGAAGGGCACCGCGTCCACGCGGAAGCCGGACACGCCCAGCTCCAGCCAGTAGCCCATCACCTTGAGCAGCTCCTCGCGCACCTTGGGGTTGGCGACGTTGAGCTCCGGCTGGAAGGGGAAGAAGCGGTGGAAGTACCAGCCCTTCGCCTCGCGGTCATACGTCCACGTCGAGTCCTGCGAGCCGGGGAACACCATGCCCTTGTGCGCGTCCTTCGGCTTCTTGTCCGCCCAGACGTAGAAGTCGCGGAAGGGGCTGTCCGGGTCCTTTCGCGCGGACTGGAACCACGGGTGCTTGTCACTGGTGTGGTTGACCACCAGGTCGATGATGACGCGCATGCCGCGCTGCTTCGCGTGGTGGGTGAACTCCACGAAGTCGCCCGGTGAGCCCAGCCGCGGGTCCACGCCGTAGTGGTCGGTGATGTCGTAGCCGTTGTCGCGGTTGGGCGTGGGCTGGAAGGGCATCAGCCACAGACAGGTGACGCCCAGGCCCGCCAGGTAGTCCAGCCGCCGCTGGAGCCCGATGAAGTCGCCCACGCCGTCGCCGTTGCCGTCCATGAACGTCTCGACGTCCAGGCAGTACACGACCGCGTTCTTGTACCAGAGGTCCTGAATCATTCCGTCTCCCTGGGCCCAAGGGTGGGGCTTGCGCGCGGAAGTCGTCAGGGTGACCTGCATGGTGCGTGCGCCAGCGCACAACCGGGGGGCCACGCCTTCCATCAGCGGACACTCCGGTGCACGGGAGGCTCGCGGAGGCGGGGGAGGGGGCCCAACGTGCGCGGCCGCATGCTCACCCTCGGCTACCACGCCTCCCACGAACAGTTTCCTCCCAGCGAGCTGCTGCGCCTGGCGCAGAAGGCGGACGCGGCTGGCTTCACGGCGGCGCTCAACTCGGACCACTTCCACCCCTGGAACGAAGCGCAGGGGCACAGCGGCTTCGCCTGGAGCTGGATGGGCGCGGCGCTGGCCACCACGAAGCTGACCAGCGTGGGCGTGGTGAACGCCCCGGGCCAGCGCTACCACCCGGCCATCATCGCGCAGGCGCTGGGCACGCTCGCGGAGATGTTCCCCGGACGCGCCTGGGCGGCGCTGGGCAGCGGGCAGCTCGTCAACGAGGGCATCACCGGCGACACGTGGCCGCCGAAGGACCTGCGCAACGCCCGGCTGCGCGAGTGCGTGGACGTGATGCGCGCGCTCTTCCGGGGCGAGACGGTGACGCACCGGGGGCTCGTCCGCGTGGAGGAGGCGAAGCTCTACTCCCGCCCGGCGACGCCGCCCATGCTGGTGGGCGCGGCGATTACCCCCCAGACGGCGGAGTGGGTGGGCAGCTGGGCGGACGCGCTCATCACCGTGAGCAAGCCGCCGGAGGAGCTGCGGAAGATGGTGGACGCCTTCCGGCGCGGGGGCGGCGAGGGCAAGCCCATGTTCCTCAAGGTGCAGCTGTCGTGGGCGCCGGAAGAGGCGGTGGCGCTCCAGGGCGCCATGGAGCAGTGGGGCACCAACATCTTCGCCAGCTCCGTGCTGACGGACCTGCGGCGTCCCGCGCAGTTCGAGGAGATGGCGCGCACGGTGCAACCGAAGGACCTGGAGGGCCATGTGCGGGTGTCCTCCAGCCTCCAGCGTCACGTGGACTGGCTGGCGGAGGACGTGCGGCTCGGGTTCAGCCGCCTGTACCTGCACAACGTCAACCGCGGGCAGGACGCCTTCATCGAGGCGTTCGCGCAGCACGTACTCCCCGCGCTGCGCTCGGTATGACACCGCGTTGCGGTTGACGCTTTCGGGCCGGAGGCGTCTGCTTGGCGCATGTCCGAGCTCACGCCATCAGCTCCCCCGACCGATGCGGACACCCCGGCCCGCCCGGTAGGCCTCACGGAGCGCGTCAACCTGCTGGACGCACTGCGCGGCTTCGCGCTGTGCGGGGTCTTCATCTCCAACAGCTTCATGTGGTTCAGCGGCAGGACGCTCCTGCCGCGGGAGCAGGCCCAGGCGCAGATGGCGCCGCTGCTGGAGGTCGTGGTCGGCTCCCTCTACCAGTTCTTCGTGAATCAGAAGTTCATCACCCTCTTCTCGTTCCTGTTCGGGCTGGGTTTCTCCATCCAGATGTCCCGGGCCGAGGCGCGCGGGGCCTCCATCGTCCCGCTCTACACGCGGCGGCTGCTCATCCTGCTGGGCCTCGGGCTGACGCACCTGTTCGCCATCTGGGTCGGCGACATCCTCCACACGTATGCCATCGTCGGCCTGGCGCTGCTGCTCTTCCGGAGTCGCTCGACCCGGACGGTGGCGATATGGGCCTTCGGGCTGCTGGTGGTGATGCCGCTGCTGGTGCCCTCCATCCTCAAGTACGGGCCGGTGCTGCTGCACGGCGCGGAGGCGGCGGACGAGGCGGCGAAGGCGAGGACGGCGGAGGAAGCCGGCCACCGGGCACGACTGCTGGCGGCGCTGTCGAGTGACGCGTTCTTCACCGCCCAGGCGGGCAACGGGCGCTACTTCCTGGACACGCTCATCAGGCCCAACAAGCTGCTCTGGATGGGCCTCATCCTGTCCCGGTTCCTCTTCGGTCTGCTGGCGGGGCGGCTCCTCCTGCTCCAGGACGTGGAGGGGCGCCGTGCCCTGCACCGCCGCATCCTCCCCTGGGGGCTGGCGGTGGGCCTGCTGCTCAACGGCACCGGGCTGGTGATGCAGCGCCTGCGCACGGCGGGCGTCTACACGCCGCCGGACAACGTGTGGATGTTCCTGCTGAACTCCAGCCAGGAGATTGGCTACGTGGCGATGGCCGCGGGGTACGTGTCCCTCTTCGCCCTGCTGTTCCAGCGCGAGCGCTGGCGGCGGGTGCTGGGCGTCCTGGAGCCGGTGGGGCGCATGGCGCTCTCCATGTACCTGCTCCAGTCCGTCATCAGCGTGTGCCTCTACAACGGCTGGGGGCTGGGGCTCATCGGCCAGCTGCCGCCCTCGCGCGTCGTGGCGATGGCGCTGGGCATCTTCGCCGTGCAGGTGGTGCTCAGCCACTGGTGGCTGGCGCGCTTCCGCTTCGGCCCGGCCGAGTGGCTGTGGCGCTCGCTCACCTACGGCCGCGTCCAGCCCATGCGCCTGGCGGCGCGGGAGGGGGCCGCGGGAGCGGCGACGTCCTGAGGCGACGAGAGGAAGAGGTAGAGCGCGCCCGAGTGAAAAAGCCGTTGGGGATTCTGAGTTGGAGTCAGACGCCGAACCCTCGGCAGCACCCCCATAGACAAGTGGAGGTGGACGGAGTCGAACCGTCAGGCAAGCGTGTAGGACCTTTCCGGCCGGGCGCGCTCAATCCTCACGGACGGCGCGGGCAATAGACCCTGACAGGCAATTTCAGAGCGAGTTCAGGAACGCGAGCAGCGCCTCGCGGTCCTCGCGGGGCAGCCGGACGTAGCGCTCCTGCGTGGGGGCGGCCTCGCCTCCGTGCCACAGGATGGCCTCCTCCAGGTTCCGCGCCCGGCCGTCGTGCAGGAAGCGGGTGTGGCCGTTGACTGCCTCCACCAGCCCGATTCCCCACAGGGGCGGGGTGCGCCACTCCTGCCCGCTGGCCTGTCCGTCCGGACGGCCGTCCGCGAGCCCCGCTCCCAGGTCATGCAGCAGCAGGTCCGTGTACGGGAAGATTCTCTGGCGTGACAGCTCCGGGAAGCCGGGGACGTCCCCTGTCTCGAACGGCGTGGAGACGTGGCAGCCGGAGCAGCCGATGGCACGGAACACGGCCTTGCCCCGCAGCACCGGCGGCGCGTCCCAGTTCCTGCGCCGGGGCACCGCGACGAGCCGCGTGTAGAAGAGGAGCCGCTCCAGGTCTTCCGGTGTCACCTCGGGCGCGGAGCCCGCCTGCCCGGGGAACAGCTCCGTGGTGAGCCCCATGTCCGCGAACAGCGCGTGCGCGGACTGCTGGAGGACGGAGGGCTGGTTGGCCTTCCAGCCGAAGCGGCCGAGCTTCGTCCGCCGCTCGGCGACGTCCTCGACCTGATTGGGCCGGCCTGAGATTCCGTCCTGGTCCCGGTCGTCCGGGTCCGCCAGCGCGAGCAGCGCCTCCTCGGGAATCGCCTCCAGCAGCCCCAGCCCGAAGTTGACCGGAGCGACGCGAGGGGAGAAGGGCACGCCCTCGCCGAGCGGGCCCCGGGCCAGGTGCTTGAAGGTGTAGCGCGGCTGGAGCAGCGAGAAGGACTCGCCCGACGCGAACTCGTCGGAGCGCTCGTCGTAGTCCACCGTGACGCTGCCCTCGCCCGCGCTGCCGCCCACGCCGTGGAAGTCGAGCTGCTCGCCGTAGCTCGGGTGCGGCCCCCGTCCTCCCGAGGCGCTGAGCTGGAAGACGATGGAGACGGGAGGCTCCGCGGGCGAGGCCGGCGGACGCCCGCGCCCGTCCTTCACGTGGCACGTCATGCAGGAGGCCGCGCTGAAGAGCGGGCCCACGGGGACGGGCGTCTTGCGCGGGTCGCTCCAGTCACGGGCGAACACCTTCTTCCCGTGGTGGAAGTCCGGCCAGCGCGCCCGGTCCAGGTTCATGGGCGAGCGGCCGAAGGAGTTGCGCCCCGCGTCCACCACCGTGGTGGCCCCGCCCGAGAGCTCCTCTCCCGGCTCCGCCGCGGACGCGAGCTCCCCCAGCTCGAGCAGCGGTGGACGTCGCACCGTGTCGGCCCACACCGCGGTGAGCACGAGGGCGACGATGGGAATGCCTGGAAGGAACAACCGCCCGCGCATCGAAGACGCTCCTGGCCAAGCCGGAGGGGAGGGGACTCCGGGGGACGCCGGGCAGGACACAGCGCCTGCCCGGCGACACGCCCGGATGGGACGGGACTACTTCGCCTGGACGATGGACTCACCCAGGATGGTGAGCTCGCTCGCGGCGGCCTTCACGTCGATGCCCGTGAACGCGGTGTACGGATAGTGGCCATCGGCGATGACCTCGGTGAACTCGACCTCGTTGCCCGTGAGGACCCGGCCGTCATCCAGCGTCACCGAGAACGTGCCGCGGGTGTCGCGCATGCGCCACGCGCAGGCACCCACCTCGGGCTGCTCCGCGGACGCCTGCACGCCGTTCTTCCAGATGATGATGTCGTACTGGAGGAAGTCGAAATTGGCGACGACCCAGCGGATGAGGTCCCGCCAGCTGTTGAAGACCATCATGCGCCCGGCCGGCTGGGTCGACGTCCCCTGGAGGACGCCGTTGTTGTACACGCTCATCCGGTAGGCGGAGCCGCCCGGCGAGCCGGTGAAGGTCGGCAGGATGGCCGCCGAGCTCCCGTCGCGGCCCGGGACGACCTTCAGCGTGCTGACGACCTGGTCGCCAGAGCGCGCGGCCAGCTCCAGGCGTCCCTGCGGGCCGCCGAACTTGATGTCGGTGCTCTGCGACCACTTCACGGCGTTGCTGAACCTGCTGGCGACACCGTCCCGCGTCGCGTCCACGAGCCCGGAGACCTTGAGCCCCTGGGTGCTCTGGGTCAGCCGCGCGTTGCCAGTGGCGCAGCTGTTGATGCCGTCGAAGCGCTGCACACACTGCGTCTCCGCGTTCGCTTCCTGGGTCCCGAGCGCGTCCTGCGCGTCGTCGGTTCCATCGCCCTGGCAACCAGCTGCGACGCTCAGGAGCGCGGCGGCCAGCAGTCGTCCCATCATCTTCGGATGCATGTATTACCTCGTTGGTTGTGGGGATGCTGTCTGCCCGCCACACGCGTTCCGGTGCCATGTCCCCCCTGCGGCACGCGGTCCTCGTGGGCGGCGCTGGGAAGACATTGCACCCCTCGCGCCAGCGCGGTTCGTCACGGACCCGGGGCCTGCTCCAGAGGAGAGCGCCGCTGGGAGGAATTGCCTGCTGTAGCGTGCCCTGTCACATGTATCAGTGTTTCAGTGGCACGCCTCGTCACAGCGCGCGGCTGACTCAGCGGCGTCTGCCCATGAAGAGCGTGTGTCGCGTGCCCTTCGTGCCATGCGCGGCCGGGTGCAGCACCTGGACGGTGAAGCCGGCCTGCTCCATGCGGCGCTCGAAGCCGGGCGCGGGCCCCGCGCTCCAGACGCCGAGCACACCCTTCGAGCGCAGGGCCGTGGCGGCTCGCGTGAGCCCGTAGAGCCCGTAGAGCCCCTGGTTGTCGGGGTGGGTGAGGGCGCTGGGGCCGTTGTCCACGTCGAGCAGGATGACGTCGAAGGTGCTGGCATGCCGGCCCATCAGCGCGCCCACGTCGCCTTCGACGACGGTGACGCGGGAGTCCTCGAGCGGTGCGCCCGCGAGCGGGGCGAGCAGGCCCCGGTTCCAGGACACCACCGCCGGCAGCAGCTCCGCCACCGTCACGCGCACGCCGGGGCCCACGCGGTCCAGCACGGCCCGGACCGTGTAGCCGAAGCCCAGGCCTCCCACTAGCACCCGGCCCGTGCCCCGGCTCACGAGGTCCGCGCAGCCCGCCTCCGCCAGCGCCTCTTCGGAGCCATGCCTCCGGCTGGACATGAGCGTCTGTCCGCGCACCCGCAGGACGTACTCGTCACCGCGCCGGGCCAGTGTGACTTCCCCCACCTCGGGGACCTGCGTGGTGTCGAGCGTCTCCCAGGGCTTCATGCAGGGGGCTCTTCGCGCGGAGGCCGCGCCACGTCAAGGCACTCCGGTGCCGCCGACACGTCGGCCCGACACGTCGGCGGGGTGCCCGGCAGCGGCCGCACGAGGGATTCCAGGCACCTGCGTCCCGGCACGACCGCTGCACTGGGGTCCGGCAACGAAAGGAAACGCCCATGTCCTCCACTTTCAGCACCGCGCAGGTCGCCATCACGCTGTCCGCCATCTCGTACCTGGGGCAGCTCAACACGAACTCCGAGCGCTTCACCCTGATGAACCAGGCCATGGCCTCCACGGTGCAGGGCGGGTGGAACATCGTCTGGGGCCCGGCGACGCAGGGCGAGGACCTCGTCTACGTCGCCTCCAACAATGCAGGCGAGTACGCGGTGGTGGTGCGGGGCACGCTGTTCGACCGCATCGAGGACGTCATCCAGGACAAGCGCGTCAAGAAGCAGGAGCCGCTGCCCTTCACCGCCGCGCCCTCGTTCTCGGGGGCCATGGTGTCCGAGGGTGTGGTGGAGGTCTGGACGAACATCGACAAGATGGTCTCCTCGGTGCCGGGCTCGGGCACGGGCTCGCTCTTGTCGTTCCTGCAGGGACTGTCGGGCGCGCCGAGCATCCTCATCACCGGCCACAGCCTCGGCGGGCAGATGGCCACCGTGCTCGCGGCGTGGTTCCAGAGCGCGCTCACCGGGGCCACCCTCCTGCCCCTCACCTTTGCCGCGCCCACGGCGGGCAACCCGGCCTTCGCCTCGGCCTTCGACACCGCCTTCGGCAGCGCCATGCGCTACTTCAACACGCTGGACGTGGTGCCCCGCCTGTGGCCGGCCAGCGGGCTGGAGTCCATCCTGTCGATGTACGTCGGAGGGCCGCAGTGCGGCTGGCTCTGCAAGAAGGCAGTGGAGGGGACCCTGGAAGCGCTCCAGAAGGCGGGCCTGACGTACCAGCAGCCCGCCTCCAGCACGAGCCTCCCCGGCCAGCTCTACTCCACGGGCCTCGTCGGGAAGTTCGAGTCCGAGGTGAACGACCAGCACCGGGCGCTCTATTACATGTACCTGCTGGGCATCCCGCTCACGACCATCCAGGCCCTCAACAGCACGTGGGCTCCGCCGTCCCAGGTCGCGGCCCGCTCCGTGGGCTGAGCGGCGTCCCGGCTCCGTCATCGGGCTGAACCACGGGCCCGGGGACGAAAGACAACGGGCCCGGAACCGGTGAGCGGTTCCGAGCCCGTGCTCCATGAGGCCTGCCCCGCGCGTTACGCCGAGCGCTTCACGTTCTTCGCGGTGTCCACCAGCACCTTGGCGAACGTGAGGCCGTTGGGGCCCGCGTCGGCCTGGATGTGGTCGCCAGGGACGAACTCGGCGTTGAGCACCTTCAGCGCCAGCGTGTCCAGCAGGTACTTCTGGATGGCGCGCTTCAGCGGTCGGGCGCCGTACGTCGGGTCGTAGCCGCGCTCCGCGAGGAAGTCGCGCGCCTTGTCCGTCAGCTCCAGCGTGAGCCGCTTGTCGGCCAGCAGCTTCGACAGCCTTCCGAGCTGCAGGTCCACGATGCGGAAGATGTCCTTCTTGCGCAGCGGCTCGAAGACGACGACCTCGTCCACGCGGTTGAGGAACTCCGGCCGGAAGTGTCCGCGCAGCGCGTCCATCACCTCGTCGCGCGTCTTCTCGTCCAGCACGTCCTTGCCCGCCATGCCCGCCTGGATGTCCTGCGAGCCCAGGTTGGACGTCATGATGAGCACCGTGTTCTTGAAGTCCACCGTGCGGCCCTGGCTGTCCGTCAGCCGGCCCTCGTCCAGAATCTGGAGGAGGACGTTGAACACGTCCTGGTGCGCCTTCTCGATTTCGTCGAAGAGCACCACCGTGTACGGCCGCCGGCGCACCGCCTCGGTGAGCTGGCCGCCCTCGTCGTAGCCGACGTAGCCCGGAGGCGCGCCGACCAGCCGCGACACGGCGTGCTTCTCCATGTACTCGGACATGTCGATGCGGACCATGGCCGCGTCGTCGTCGAAGAGGAACTCCGCCAGCGCCTTCGCCGTCTCCGTCTTGCCCACGCCCGTGGGGCCCAGGAAGATGAACGAGCCGATGGGACGGTTCGGGTCCTGCAGCCCGCTGCGCGCGCGGCGCACGGCGTTGGACACGGCCTCAATCGCGCTGCGCTGGCCAATCACCCGGTTCGCCAGCCGCTCCTCCATGTGGACCAGCTTCTGGACCTCGCCCTCCATCAGCCGCGAGACGGGGATGCCCGTCCACTTGGCCACGACCTCGGCGATGTCGTCCGCGTCGACTTCTTCCTTGAGGAACTTCTGCGTCTTCTGCAGCTCGGCCAGCTTCTCGTTCTGCGCCTTCAGCTCCTTCTCCAAGGAGGGGATGACGCCGAACTTCAGCTCCGCCGCCTTGTTCAGGTCGCCCTGACGCTCGGCCGCCGCCTGGTCGTTCTTCGCCTTCTCCAGCTTCTCCTTCAGGCCGCGGATGGCGCCAATGGCCTGCTTCTCCGCGTCCCAGTGCACCTTGAGTGCGTTGAACTTCTCGCCCAGGTTCGCCAGCTCGCGCTCAATCTGGCCCAGCCGCTCCTGCGAGTGGGGGTCCGTCTCCTTCTTCAGGCCCTCCTTCTCGATTTGCAGCTGCGTCATCTTGCGGCGCACGTCGTCCAGCTCCGTCGGCATCG
Above is a window of Pyxidicoccus xibeiensis DNA encoding:
- a CDS encoding TIGR03885 family FMN-dependent LLM class oxidoreductase is translated as MRGRMLTLGYHASHEQFPPSELLRLAQKADAAGFTAALNSDHFHPWNEAQGHSGFAWSWMGAALATTKLTSVGVVNAPGQRYHPAIIAQALGTLAEMFPGRAWAALGSGQLVNEGITGDTWPPKDLRNARLRECVDVMRALFRGETVTHRGLVRVEEAKLYSRPATPPMLVGAAITPQTAEWVGSWADALITVSKPPEELRKMVDAFRRGGGEGKPMFLKVQLSWAPEEAVALQGAMEQWGTNIFASSVLTDLRRPAQFEEMARTVQPKDLEGHVRVSSSLQRHVDWLAEDVRLGFSRLYLHNVNRGQDAFIEAFAQHVLPALRSV
- a CDS encoding lipase family protein; its protein translation is MSSTFSTAQVAITLSAISYLGQLNTNSERFTLMNQAMASTVQGGWNIVWGPATQGEDLVYVASNNAGEYAVVVRGTLFDRIEDVIQDKRVKKQEPLPFTAAPSFSGAMVSEGVVEVWTNIDKMVSSVPGSGTGSLLSFLQGLSGAPSILITGHSLGGQMATVLAAWFQSALTGATLLPLTFAAPTAGNPAFASAFDTAFGSAMRYFNTLDVVPRLWPASGLESILSMYVGGPQCGWLCKKAVEGTLEALQKAGLTYQQPASSTSLPGQLYSTGLVGKFESEVNDQHRALYYMYLLGIPLTTIQALNSTWAPPSQVAARSVG
- a CDS encoding spermidine synthase family protein, translated to MKPWETLDTTQVPEVGEVTLARRGDEYVLRVRGQTLMSSRRHGSEEALAEAGCADLVSRGTGRVLVGGLGFGYTVRAVLDRVGPGVRVTVAELLPAVVSWNRGLLAPLAGAPLEDSRVTVVEGDVGALMGRHASTFDVILLDVDNGPSALTHPDNQGLYGLYGLTRAATALRSKGVLGVWSAGPAPGFERRMEQAGFTVQVLHPAAHGTKGTRHTLFMGRRR
- a CDS encoding DUF418 domain-containing protein, with translation MSELTPSAPPTDADTPARPVGLTERVNLLDALRGFALCGVFISNSFMWFSGRTLLPREQAQAQMAPLLEVVVGSLYQFFVNQKFITLFSFLFGLGFSIQMSRAEARGASIVPLYTRRLLILLGLGLTHLFAIWVGDILHTYAIVGLALLLFRSRSTRTVAIWAFGLLVVMPLLVPSILKYGPVLLHGAEAADEAAKARTAEEAGHRARLLAALSSDAFFTAQAGNGRYFLDTLIRPNKLLWMGLILSRFLFGLLAGRLLLLQDVEGRRALHRRILPWGLAVGLLLNGTGLVMQRLRTAGVYTPPDNVWMFLLNSSQEIGYVAMAAGYVSLFALLFQRERWRRVLGVLEPVGRMALSMYLLQSVISVCLYNGWGLGLIGQLPPSRVVAMALGIFAVQVVLSHWWLARFRFGPAEWLWRSLTYGRVQPMRLAAREGAAGAATS
- a CDS encoding alpha-amylase family glycosyl hydrolase, which translates into the protein MAVMPTETPLAAPAWIHDAVFLHVYPLGACDAPATNDFHGAPVARLDGLLPWLDHWAALGVNAVYLGPVFESSTHGYDTADYFHVDRRLGDDAALARLADGLHARGMKLVVDAVFHHVGRGFWAFRDVREKGQASPYRSWFSGLRFDGRNRFGDPFVYQGWRGVEELVKLDLRQDAVRRHLFDAVAHWVARYGIDGLRLDAADDMDLDFFDGLHAFCRGLDKPLWLMGEVIHGDYRNWARPGRLHATTDYALWKALWSSHNDRNYFELAHTLKRQVAQGEGMYEGLTLYTFADNHDVNRVASLLKDLRHLPLLYLLLFTLPGAPSLYYGGEWGKQGRKEGGNDRPLRPPLPAPPGPPDNPPGLRAALSRFISLRHQHEPLRRGHYRELLVRNEQLAYARELGADALVVAVNLADKPSDGVDLPMPGAPDGEWVDLLEPSRRFPLRGGRLQLGPLPPTSGRVLRKA
- a CDS encoding alpha-amylase family protein, whose translation is MIQDLWYKNAVVYCLDVETFMDGNGDGVGDFIGLQRRLDYLAGLGVTCLWLMPFQPTPNRDNGYDITDHYGVDPRLGSPGDFVEFTHHAKQRGMRVIIDLVVNHTSDKHPWFQSARKDPDSPFRDFYVWADKKPKDAHKGMVFPGSQDSTWTYDREAKGWYFHRFFPFQPELNVANPKVREELLKVMGYWLELGVSGFRVDAVPFLVELKGVKGHGIEDPYQLLTEMREFLTWRTGDAILLAEANVTMDEVMNFYGTDGDRMQMVFNFAANQNLFLSLVTEDATPLAESLASAPDLPHTAQWANFLRNHDELDLGRLPAAGRKRVFAELGPEPKMQLYGRGLRRRLAPMLSGDRRRLELAFSLMLSLPGTPVLWYGDELGMGEDLSLFERQSVRTPMQWSAEPHGGFTRSAEPFRPVVAEAPYGYRQVNVEQQRRDPASLLNWMERMVRMRKECPELGWGEWKVLRVKPENVLALRYDWKGETLVTLHNLSGKACEVSFSPGGPPARLVHALSEAHSAPGKGGRHRVTLEGYGYRWFRVEPLEAGDEEG
- a CDS encoding di-heme oxidoreductase family protein: MRGRLFLPGIPIVALVLTAVWADTVRRPPLLELGELASAAEPGEELSGGATTVVDAGRNSFGRSPMNLDRARWPDFHHGKKVFARDWSDPRKTPVPVGPLFSAASCMTCHVKDGRGRPPASPAEPPVSIVFQLSASGGRGPHPSYGEQLDFHGVGGSAGEGSVTVDYDERSDEFASGESFSLLQPRYTFKHLARGPLGEGVPFSPRVAPVNFGLGLLEAIPEEALLALADPDDRDQDGISGRPNQVEDVAERRTKLGRFGWKANQPSVLQQSAHALFADMGLTTELFPGQAGSAPEVTPEDLERLLFYTRLVAVPRRRNWDAPPVLRGKAVFRAIGCSGCHVSTPFETGDVPGFPELSRQRIFPYTDLLLHDLGAGLADGRPDGQASGQEWRTPPLWGIGLVEAVNGHTRFLHDGRARNLEEAILWHGGEAAPTQERYVRLPREDREALLAFLNSL